A single region of the Malaclemys terrapin pileata isolate rMalTer1 chromosome 2, rMalTer1.hap1, whole genome shotgun sequence genome encodes:
- the TIGD5 gene encoding tigger transposable element-derived protein 5 encodes MDPAGARAERPHAAPRMALLPPAAGDPPPLGLREPPRRRRSPDGTGSRRPRARPSSSSRASPGLEEPGRREPAVEPGGRSPLELEEPGSREPSPLCLELGEPGAAARCRRGGGPPGRGPGGLSVKMAFRRAYSIKDKLQAIERVKKGERQASVCRDFGVPGGTLRGWLKDEHKLRWFLDQLGGEVGTQRKKMRLANEEEIDRAVYTWFLTLRQHGVPLSGPIIQAQAEAFARQIYGPECTFKASHGWFWRWQKRHGISSQRIYGEGGGGGGGDPAAPGTPPLKAELEPGAPSSAFPDPSLLLPPPPPPPAAAAPSDGGGYGDEQIYNANVTGLYWKLLPGQAGELRAHSPCLQAPPRRRLVVKECVTVLLAANLTGSHKLKPLVVGGLPDPPSLRHHNQDKFPACYRYSPEARLGPALLRAWFFEDFVPGVKRYLRRSCLQQKAVLLLSSPPPPSGAGPEEPPQLQTPDGSIRALFLSKAAAGGSSAGGGGRIPAPLEQGVVSAFKQLYKRELLRLAVSCVASGGGGPAGGPSPAGGGSGPLDFVRSFLLKDMLYLAGLSWDLIPAGSIEKCWLLGLRAAFEPQPGEEEQGEPLGGDSKVFSDLTHLAALAYKRLAPEEVANWLHLDDAAPGMEGEDGEGDGGDEGPGGCGGDEDEEAAGVDAGGGGGSGVEDGGDPPLPTAREAIRGLETALRWLESQDPRQVGPLKLVQLRSLISMAQRLHQGGSSDS; translated from the coding sequence ATGGATCCGGCCGGGGCGCGCGCTGAGCGGCCGCACGCAGCCCCCCGCATGGCGCTGCtgcccccggccgccggggaccCCCCGCCGCTGGGCCTGCGGGAGCCGCCGAGGCGGAGACGCTCCCCGGACGGGACGGGCTCCAGGCGGCCCCGGGCGCGaccgagcagcagcagcagggcctcgccggggctggaggagccgggccgccgggagCCTGCGGTGGAGCCGGGCGGACGGAGCCcgctggagctggaggagccggGCAGCAGGGAGCCGTCCCCGCTGTGCCTGGAGCTGGGCGAGCCCGGGGCGGCGGCGCGGTgccggcggggcggggggccccccgggcggggccccggggggcTGTCGGTGAAGATGGCCTTCCGCCGCGCCTACTCCATCAAGGACAAGCTGCAGGCCATCGAGCGGGTGAAGAAGGGCGAGCGGCAGGCCTCGGTGTGCCGGGACTTCGGGGTGCCCGGCGGCACGCTGCGCGGCTGGCTCAAGGACGAGCACAAGCTGCGCTGGTTCCTGGACCAGCTGGGCGGCGAGGTGGGCACCCAGCGCAAGAAGATGCGCCTGGCCAACGAGGAGGAGATCGACCGGGCCGTCTACACCTGGTTCCTCACCCTGCGACAGCACGGCGTGCCGCTCTCCGGGCCCATCATCCAAGCCCAGGCCGAGGCCTTCGCCCGCCAGATCTACGGGCCCGAGTGCACCTTCAAGGCCAGCCACGGCTGGTTCTGGCGCTGGCAGAAACGGCACGGCATCTCCAGCCAGCGCATCTACGGCGAAGGCGGTGGAGGCGGAGGGGGGGACCCCGCCGCTCCGGGGACCCCGCCGCTCAAGGCTGAGCTGGAGCCCGGGGCCCCCTCTTCCGCCTTCCCGGACCCTTcgctgctcctgcccccgccgccgcctcctccagCCGCCGCGGCTCCTTCAGACGGGGGAGGCTACGGGGACGAGCAGATCTACAACGCCAATGTAACCGGACTCTACTGGAAGCTGCtgccgggccaggctggggagctgcGGGCCCATTCCCCCTGCCTGCAGGCTCCCCCCCGTCGGAGGCTGGTGGTGAAGGAGTGCGTCACCGTGCTGCTGGCGGCCAACCTGACTGGCTCGCACAAGCTGAAACCGCTGGTGGTCGGGGGGCTCCCAGACCCACCCAGTCTCCGGCACCACAACCAGGACAAGTTCCCAGCCTGCTACCGCTACAGCCCCGAGGCCCGGCTCGGACCTGCCCTTCTCCGGGCCTGGTTTTTTGAAGACTTTGTGCCAGGAGTCAAGCGTTATCTGCGTCGCAGCTGCCTCCAGCAGAAGGCGGTGCTGCTTCTCAGCAGCCCCCCGCCACCCTCCGGTGCTGGCCCAGAGGAGCCACCCCAGCTGCAGACCCCAGATGGCTCCATCCGAGCCCTCTTCCTCTCCAAGGCTGCGGCAGGGGGCAGCTCGGCGGGAGGGGGAGGCCGTATCCCAGCCCCGCTGGAGCAAGGCGTGGTGTCCGCCTTCAAGCAGCTCTACAAGCGGGAGCTGCTGCGATTGGCCGTGTCCTGTGTGGCCAGTGGGGGAGGCGGCCCGGCTGGGGGGCCCAGCCCAGCTGGTGGTGGGAGTGGCCCCCTGGACTTCGTGCGCTCTTTCCTGCTCAAGGACATGCTATACCTGGCTGGCCTCTCCTGGGACCTCATCCCTGCTGGCTCCATCGAgaagtgctggctgctggggctgcGTGCTGCTTTTGAGCCCCAGCCTGGGGAAGAGGAACAGGGGGAACCGCTGGGTGGAGACAGCAAGGTCTTCAGCGATCTCACCCACCTGGCTGCCCTGGCCTATAAACGCCTAGCACCTGAGGAGGTGGCCAACTGGCTGCACCTGGACGATGCGGCGCCAGGCATggagggggaggatggggaaggggatggtgGGGATGAAGGACCTGGAGGCTGTGGCGGGGATGAGgatgaggaggcagcaggggtggatgcaggtggtggggggggcagtGGAGTGGAGGACGGAGGGGATCCCCCACTGCCCACGGCCCGGGAAGCCATCAGGGGCTTGGAGACAGCACTACGCTGGCTGGAGAGCCAGGACCCCCGGCAGGTGGGACCACTCAAGTTGGTGCAGCTCCGCTCCCTCATTAGTATGGCCCAGCGGCTGCACCAAGGGGGTAGCTCAGACTCATAG